The genomic region AAAAGGAAGATTACCGGTAAATATTTTATAGATGATTACCCCAACGGCCCAAAGGTCGGTTCTTGAACTTATGCTGCCATCCAATCCAAACCTTTTTTGGTATATCTGCTCTGGGGCCATGTAATGTGGAGTGCCTATCAGTTCAGTGAGTGGTTTGGTAAGATTTTCAGGTGAAAGGGTATCCTTACTGATTCCAAAATCTGTGATCTTAGCCGAATATGTTCCTCGCTTATTTTTATTTACCAAGATGTTGCCGGGCTTTAAATCCCTATGTATAATGCCTTCATCGTGTAGATGGCCAACACCTTTGATAATATCACTTACCAACTTATTTAACGTTGATGGCTGGGGATTTGTTCTTAGAAACTCGGTTAAGGTGCCTTGGTTGGCATACTCCATGATAATTACAGGATGGCTTCCTTCACGGCCCATCGCATCGGTATGTTTGATATAGTTTAGGCCATAATATGTGATAATGTTGGTGTGCGAGACCGCTTGTATATTCTGAAATTCTTGTTCTAAACTGTATTTTGATTTTCCGGTACTACCAGTAGTACTACCTTTTACAGCAGTTTTATAAATTTTTAAGGCTACATCTCTATTGGAGTATACATCTTTTGCCTTGAATACTTCGGCAAAAGTACCTTCGCCCAATTTATCCTTTTCAGGATTCCATTCGTATTGGTTTAGCTTCATTGGTGGTTATTTTAATTGGGAAACATCTGCCTTTAAATCCAGTACCGTTTTGATTTTTTCGATTTACTATATATTTTCCCGTATATACCCAAAAAATAAAAATATCATCTTTTTTAAGGTTTATTACTCTTTTATCCTTTCGATGGGCGCATTACAATTTCTAAAAATTCCTGCATGATGAAACCGCATGGGAATCGTATTTTCCCCTTTTGTATTTACATATCCCCATGTACCATCTAATTTTACCGCGGCCAATTCGTATGAAAACCTTTTTGCCGCTTCATACTTTAACGGGACTACTACATCTCCTGCTTTATTGATAAAGCCTCCATATGCATCTATAACATAGGCCAGATTGTCCCGAAAACCATGGGTCCAATAATATTTAAATGGGATAACCTCATTGCCATTTCTATCTATAAAACCATATTTGCGCTCAAATTGTACGGCAGCCAAACCATCGGAAAATATTTGGGGTGAGTTATTTATATCCCAAAATAGTTCTTTGTTGTACTTATAAGGTGTTATCTGTTCTCCTTTTTTATTTACGAAGCCCCATGCTTCATTTTCTGCGACCGCGGCCAAACCTTCGGAGAATATGTTGGCATTTTTATATTTAAATGGAATTATGTCTTCGCCCTCCTTATTTATGAAACCATATTTATTATTCAATTCAACTCTCGCCAAACCTTCTGAAAATTCCGAGGCATCGTCATATATTAAAGAAATTATTTCTTTACCTGTTTTATCAATGTATCCCCATTTTCCCTCTAGTTCAACTTCTGCCATACCTTCTAAAAAAGCATAGGTCTTGGTATATATAGGTTTTACTACCTGCTCGCCAAAAGTATTTATGTAGCCCCATCTGCCGTTTACTTTAAAAGCTGCCATTCCTTCTGAAAAAACATCAATCTCGTCATATTCATCAACATCTAGCTTAGTACCGTCAGTAGCTATCATATATGAGTTTTTCCCCAATACCATTTTGACAAAACCATCTTCATAGAAATTATGGGATTTGCGTTTGTCATAGATTGGCGGAATTACAAATTCCCCTGTTTCATGTATAAAACCGCACTTTTCCCCAATTACCACTTTTGCCCTGCCCTCAGAAAAACCATGGGCATAATCAAATTGCAGCGGTATTTCAAAATCCCCATTTTCATTGATGAACCCCCATGTTTTATCTAGGCAAACCGGAGCGAGGATTTTATCGTTCTTATATGCCTTCATTCATTTTACTTTGTAGACCACTGCTTTTATAGGCTCCCGCTCAATAAAAAGGCGCGCCAATTTGTTCGTCGTGATATCCGCTAAGACCAAAGGTGTTGGTTCTTTTGCTTTTACATCCAACGCATAAATCTGATTTTTTTGAACCAAAAAATAATGATGTTGTCCAGATTCCTCTATTCTATATACCTTAGTGTTTTCTTTGTTCAGGTCAGCATTAATGATGAGCTCTAGACTCTCCGCGGTATTATTGAAAAAATACGTTTTATCCTTTGCTGAACCTTGTTTGAATCTTACTATCAGTTCCGATAGCACATACGATGCATTTTCAATAGTCGCTATGGTTACAAGAAGTTCTTCTTGTGTTGGCACTAATTTTGGGGATTTGCCAAATAATGCACCGAAGCCATTATTGCCTTGTTCTTTATCGGCTTTTCTCAATCGCATTCTGCGCTCTGTTCGTTCTATAGCATAATAATTGTTTTTAAGGCTTAAAAGGTAGTTGGAATCTTTGTTTTTTTGAATTCTTAAAGACAATAAGTCCAACCTTCCCATTAGCGGGTCACCGAACAATTTAAAAGTACCTTCATTAAAAGTGTAAGATAGGGTTTTGGAATAGCTATACCTTCTAATTGATGTAGACGGAAGTGTCTCAAAACCTCCAAGTGCCAATTGAACGTCGTCTACGGTGTTCGGTAATTGTACATCATCTTTTTTACGGTCAATCAGCGTATCATTACCCACTTTATCAATTATCGGTTTATCTTTTTTTTGCTCTTCTACCAGTTTTTCTTCATTCAAATCAAATATGGAATCAGACTTTTGGATTGTTGTAGAATCAGTATCTACAATATTGGGGTCAGGGTTTGATGTTGTGGGTTGTACATTGTTGAAAAATAAAATTGCGGCCCCTATGACCAAACTGGCTGCAACGGCCGAAGCATATATGAACAATCTACGGTATTTTCCCCTAGGTTCATTGTCGATTATATTTTTTTGGTCTTTCTTGTACTCTTCAAAATAACCTTCCAAACGTTTCTTTAGGTCCGCCTCGCCTTTCTGTGCTATTCCTTCATATACTTTTTTATAGACCGCCACTTCATTGGCGAAATCAGTATCATTGAGCAATAACTTTTCAACCGTTTCTTTTTCAGATGGGTTTAAAGTGCCGTTAAGGTATTTGTCTATCAGTTCTATATGTTTCAGATTCTCCCGCATATGTTATTCCAGAGCTATTATGTCATCATAAGAAATATGGCCCCTTAATTTTTTTAGACATCTTAATTTTTGTTGGCTTGCGGAACGTGCACCTGAATAATTGAATTTTTTGGCGATTTCCTCCATTTTCGTACCTAAAAAAATAGCCGATTCCAAAAGGGATTTGCAAGGCTCTCCCAGTTTTTCCAAAGCGTTTTCAACATATTTTTGTAATGCGATAGGGTTTTGCCTTTCACCATCCTCATCTGCCCGATTAGGAGAAAAAGACATGTCGCTGGGCACTTCATGCCTCTTTCTCCTATTGAGCTGATTGAGCCATAACCTTCTGGACACCTCGTACAGGTAAGAACTAATCTTGCCCCTTAGCTCAAAATCTCCGGACATGACTTTCTTGTAGAATACGATTACGGCTTCTTGAAAAATATCCAGCGCATCATCTTCATTACCACTATTTTTTGAAACCAGGCTCTTTATCATACCCAAATGTTGGTATAAATGTTTTAGACAGGCTTCGTTACCTTTTTTAAGTTGATGGATAATTTCTTGGTCGGTCATTAAGGCCCTTTATTAAGGGTTTTTTACATGGTTAAGCTCAATGTGTCCTTTATGGGCACATTAAATTGATAACCATTGATTTTAATATCTGCGTTCCCTAAGATATTAAAATTAACTTTTTTTTGGGTCAGCCAAGAAAGTTTGGCATTTTTTAAAATCCCCAGATTGTTCAAACTGGCATTTATGGGAATGTTCACGGTCTCTAGGGCCTTTTGAACAAGAGGTTCGGCTAGAGTCCATTCGGCAACAGCATCATTCCCCTTATCCATATAGAATTGTAGCTTTATATTTTCAATGGTATACTCCAGAGGCAAATTATTTTTGGCCAAAACCTGCAGGTTCAATTCTGTTTTACTAAAGGTAGGCAGCTTGCTAGCTGCGACCGATCGGATTTTAAAATTATTGGTCTTCGAAATATTCTTTCTTATTTCGCCATGGATAATGGCTTTGGTATTGAGTTGAATTTCATCATCCATATCTATGGTGAACGAATTTAAGAGAAAACTTACCTTACCATCACCTTTGATATTGAAAATAGAAGCTTCAGAGGCCAAAAGCTCAGGATAATACAAGTGCAGTTTTTTTAAGGATATTTCGCAGCGCACCGGCACTTTAACGGTATCGTTTGCCGCTAGGCTTAATTGTTTGTCCAAAATACCTTGACCCACAAGTGATTCTTTATAAAAAATATCCATACCGGATTGCTTTAATTTACTTTTTACATCATTGGGATTGTAGACCACATAATTCATATGCACCATGAGCAAACTATCCTTTAATCCGGCCACAACCACGTTATCAACTCTGACAAACTCTGGTTTTTGACTACAGGAAACAAGCAAAAAGGAGAAAATAAGAATGCAAACAAACTTTTTCATAGTATGATTTTTAGATACTGTCCTTTTTCTTTAAGGCATAATATATCAACATGTAGAACAGACTGTTCAAAATTAAAATGGCGATAATGTTTTGGTCAAACCCATTAAATACACCCCCAATCAACGTTCCCTCATTGGTCAAGTTTTTGTCATAAAGATTCAATACATCCATTGCCGAAGCCGAAAATTCTTGCACTTGACCAAAAATGACGCCCTTTGAATCCGGTGATGCTTCATCTTGTAATCTGGAAAACCCTTCCGTTCCCCATCTCCCCAAAGTAAAAAAGCTAAGTACCTCTACCAAGGTGGTGTTTATTTTTGTCATGACTCCGGCCAGCATAATCTGTGGCATCAATATAATTGGAACCACCGTCATTACCTTCTCTGTAGTGTTCAATGAAGATGAAAGCCATAATCCTATCAAGGAACCAGAGAAAGAAAGAAAAAACATTAACGCTGTGCTTCCCCAAAAAGACCTAAGGTACACCTCATCAAAACCCGTATACGTATTGTATTTAAAATTTAAATAAACGATGGTTACAAAAAGGAGGGACTGCACAAAGGCTATTAGAGAAAGTACGGCCCATTTGGATAAGATATATATGTTAATGTTCAAATTGAACATTCTTTCCCTACGATATACGGAAAGTTCCCCTACAATCTCCTTTGCTGAATTACTGACCCCAAACCATATTGCGGATATGGTCATCAAAAAAAGTACACCTACCCTGAACTGGTTGAAAACCAAACATACCAAACCGCCAATAATCAATGGTTGGGCCAACAAAAGAAACAAGTTCTCCCTATCGTTCAGTTTAATATTCAAATATCTCGAGATCAACCAAAATAACTGGAGCCATAAAGAATCGGGTTTCTCTCTTTTTATCTCGGCATCTGCGCGGTTCTGATACCCCAAAGCATTTGGTTTTATATATTTATTCTTTACCTTATCTATATGGCTCATTTCACTGTAGACCTCAACAATTGTATCAACCTCAAAAGAAGAAACCAGCCCGTTCGCAAGACCTTTATATACCAAATGCCCTTGTACCCCTAAAAAAATGACCTGATCCACATAATTTAAATCTTCCGGTTTATGGGTAACCATAATAATGGTAGTCCTGTTCGAGGTTAATTTTTTAATACTCGTTAAAAAACTTTCAATGGTTTCGGGGTCAAGGGGAGATGTTGGCTCATCCAAGAACAAAATTGTCGGCTCCGTTAGTAACTCAACTGCAATGGATATTCTTTTGCGCTGCCCACCAGATAAGTTTCCAACTTTAATCGATTTAATGCCTTTCTCTTTATCCTGATCTAGGTTCAAATCGGCGATAACCTTATTGATCCTGTTATCTATTTCCTCGTTGGAGGTATCGTCTGGCAGTCTTAGCTTGGCCGCATAAAACAGCGTTTTATAAACCGTAAGCTCTTTATGGATGATGTCGTCTTGGGGTACATATCCAATCTTTTTTTTTATAAGGTTAAAGTTTTCCCGAAGTGACAAACCATGTATAAAAACCTCACCGGCCGTAGCTGGGTTATCCCCGTTCAAACATTTTAACAAAGTAGACTTTCCGCAACCTGAAGGTCCCATAAGTGCCACAAAGCTGGAATGCGGAATCTCCAGTGATAAACTTTGAAGCCCTATTTTATGGTTTGGGTATATTTTTTGAATGGCAACAGCGTTTATCGCATTTGATTCTTCTCGAAGATCTTTTGCACCTTCACGAAGACCAATGGCGTAAAACGAAATCGTTACCACGTCACTATCACGTAATTTGGTCTTGGTTTTGATTTTGTTCCCATTTACATAAGTATGGTTAACAGAGCCAAGGTCTTCAATCCAAAAAATGTTGTTTTCATAGCTGATTCTGGCATGCGCCCTAGAAACGGTCGGATCATTGAAAACTATATCGTTGTTAGGTAATCTACCTATTTGGAGTTCTTTTTTCTGTTTTATCGTTTCCTTAAATTTGGATATTTCACCATGACCGGAAAATGATTTGGATATCGTGCCTTTTTCAGAAGATGCTTTCTTTGATTGAAGCCTTAGCTCACTGGACCCTATTTTTATGATGTCTTTTTCAGATATTTGAATGGGTTTACCTGAGGGCACTCTCTCTCCGTTTATGAAAATTCCGTTTGAACTTTCTAAATCTAGAATAAATACTTTTTCCTCAACAGCTTCAATAATACCATGCTGTCGAGATACTTTTTGATCATTTATCTCAATGTTGGCACCATAACCGATCCTGCCGATGGTTATCTTTTCCCCAATCTCAAAAACGAATGGTTCTCCATCTATTCTTATGACCTGTTTTTTCATCAAAATCAGTTCTTTATGTACCGCTCAATACAGTTTTTACGATGCTCGGAAAAAGGATGTGTCCTGGTCAATTTTTCTAAAAGATCTTGTTTCTCGTACTTTTCCAATTTTTTAAAAAAGTCTGCAAATCTGTTCACATCATAACCTGCCTTTTTGGCCATTTCAAATCCGAAGCTATCGGATTCATACTCATCAATTTGATCAAAGGGGGCAGATAGGGTACCATTTATTTTTTGGGCAATCTCATTAAACCCTTGCATTTTTGTCATATTCATAAGATTTGTAGATAGCGTAAGCTTCGTTATCTTACGTTGGGTATGCAATTTATCTTCGTGGGCGATCTCATGGCCTATGATAAAAGCCAGCTCGTCATAACTATCCACGAAATTGATCAATCCTTTTGTTATATATAAATACCCTCCCAATGTAGCGAAAGCATTTATATCTTCTGAATCTAAAATATTAAGTTGGTAAGATACATTTTTGC from Costertonia aggregata harbors:
- a CDS encoding WG repeat-containing protein; the encoded protein is MKAYKNDKILAPVCLDKTWGFINENGDFEIPLQFDYAHGFSEGRAKVVIGEKCGFIHETGEFVIPPIYDKRKSHNFYEDGFVKMVLGKNSYMIATDGTKLDVDEYDEIDVFSEGMAAFKVNGRWGYINTFGEQVVKPIYTKTYAFLEGMAEVELEGKWGYIDKTGKEIISLIYDDASEFSEGLARVELNNKYGFINKEGEDIIPFKYKNANIFSEGLAAVAENEAWGFVNKKGEQITPYKYNKELFWDINNSPQIFSDGLAAVQFERKYGFIDRNGNEVIPFKYYWTHGFRDNLAYVIDAYGGFINKAGDVVVPLKYEAAKRFSYELAAVKLDGTWGYVNTKGENTIPMRFHHAGIFRNCNAPIERIKE
- a CDS encoding RNA polymerase sigma factor; this translates as MTDQEIIHQLKKGNEACLKHLYQHLGMIKSLVSKNSGNEDDALDIFQEAVIVFYKKVMSGDFELRGKISSYLYEVSRRLWLNQLNRRKRHEVPSDMSFSPNRADEDGERQNPIALQKYVENALEKLGEPCKSLLESAIFLGTKMEEIAKKFNYSGARSASQQKLRCLKKLRGHISYDDIIALE
- a CDS encoding FHA domain-containing protein; protein product: MKKQVIRIDGEPFVFEIGEKITIGRIGYGANIEINDQKVSRQHGIIEAVEEKVFILDLESSNGIFINGERVPSGKPIQISEKDIIKIGSSELRLQSKKASSEKGTISKSFSGHGEISKFKETIKQKKELQIGRLPNNDIVFNDPTVSRAHARISYENNIFWIEDLGSVNHTYVNGNKIKTKTKLRDSDVVTISFYAIGLREGAKDLREESNAINAVAIQKIYPNHKIGLQSLSLEIPHSSFVALMGPSGCGKSTLLKCLNGDNPATAGEVFIHGLSLRENFNLIKKKIGYVPQDDIIHKELTVYKTLFYAAKLRLPDDTSNEEIDNRINKVIADLNLDQDKEKGIKSIKVGNLSGGQRKRISIAVELLTEPTILFLDEPTSPLDPETIESFLTSIKKLTSNRTTIIMVTHKPEDLNYVDQVIFLGVQGHLVYKGLANGLVSSFEVDTIVEVYSEMSHIDKVKNKYIKPNALGYQNRADAEIKREKPDSLWLQLFWLISRYLNIKLNDRENLFLLLAQPLIIGGLVCLVFNQFRVGVLFLMTISAIWFGVSNSAKEIVGELSVYRRERMFNLNINIYILSKWAVLSLIAFVQSLLFVTIVYLNFKYNTYTGFDEVYLRSFWGSTALMFFLSFSGSLIGLWLSSSLNTTEKVMTVVPIILMPQIMLAGVMTKINTTLVEVLSFFTLGRWGTEGFSRLQDEASPDSKGVIFGQVQEFSASAMDVLNLYDKNLTNEGTLIGGVFNGFDQNIIAILILNSLFYMLIYYALKKKDSI
- a CDS encoding M48 family metallopeptidase, translated to MERILIASFVLAFTTLSARAQGLPEDTLQEVFGEYQSKINNAVVLKDCGHALDGPAYITKQLENNWLDFMLYVTPEARTKVGRQTYKKYLLSGKIDNKNGAYPKAQEILKNLVKYADRKNVSYQLNILDSEDINAFATLGGYLYITKGLINFVDSYDELAFIIGHEIAHEDKLHTQRKITKLTLSTNLMNMTKMQGFNEIAQKINGTLSAPFDQIDEYESDSFGFEMAKKAGYDVNRFADFFKKLEKYEKQDLLEKLTRTHPFSEHRKNCIERYIKN